In Cinclus cinclus chromosome 1, bCinCin1.1, whole genome shotgun sequence, the sequence GTGTGTTCATCTCCAGCAGCAAAGTTGGCAGCTGAGCACAGGTGTGGGTGCTTCTATCGTGTTGCCACTTTCTGGCTCTCACAAGTGGATAAAGGTTATGCAGCTTCatgtgggagctggagcagcccacTAACCTGCTTTCCCAAGCGCAGCACCTTGCAAAATTGTGAGTTTTAGGCTCATCTGATCTGCTCATAGAATCATTGgtatgggttggaagggaccttaaagatcatctagtaaGACATAAAGAGTATGCAAAGGCAAAATACTTCTGttacaacagaaaaattatgCTTTGTCAGAATCCAATGTTTCCTTTGCTTAATGCTGGTATACATTGCTGGCAATTAAGCAGCATAGCTTACAGCTTAAAAATTTGGTTGTAAAATTTTGATCCATCCTGCACTGTCATTAACTGTGATTTCATAGAATTACAAAATTTTtatggttggaagggacctctggagatcatcttaTCCAAGATatccctgccaaggcagggctgcctagagcaggtgacacaggaatgtgtccaggtgggttttggaTGTTTCCAGAGAGGGAGATTCTACGaccaccccgggcagcctgttccagtgctctgccaccctcaatgggaagaaattcctcatGCTGAGGTGAAGTTTCTTGTGTCTCAGTTTAGGACCGTTCCTCCCCATCCTGAAACTGGGCGCAACTGAAGTTGGAAGTTATTCGCTTAATTTCAGGaccactggggttttttttatcattttcgTTTTGCAATTCCATTACTCTCGGTACTTTTCCGCGACAAATATACGACACGGACTCAGTCCTAATTAGATTTCAGTCGCTCTTCATTAGCGTTCTGCGCTATAATTCAGCAACCCGATATTGTTTGCCTTAAAACAGGCGTGAGTTGGGTTTTGACAATGTAAGACCGTGGGCTGCTGAATGCGGCCACTTCTCGCCTCACCCGTGAGAGTCCCCGTTCGGTCACCCGTGCGCCGGGTGCTGTCCCGGGAGGAGGCGCTgccgccggcccggccccgtCCCATCCTGGGCCCCGTCCCATCCCGGGCCCCGTCCCATCCCGGGCCCCGTCCCGGCCGTGCCAAGATCCGGGCCatggcggcggggcgggcgcgggtGTCCCGCCTGCTGCGGCAGCTGGAGCGGGCAGCGTGAGTGCGGCGGGACGGGGCACGGGTCCCTTCCCGGGGTCCCTTCCCGGGGTCCCTtcccggggccggcggccgagGCTGGAAAGCGAAaagcggcggcggctccgccccccGTGCCCGCTCCCGCTGCACACCTCCGGGCTCAGCTGCAGGCCCTTGGAATGGGTGCTTACAGGGGACTTTTAGGACGTAAAGCTTTAGTTTTCCGCTTTCGTCTTCCTTTgttaataatatattattttttttaaacattttaactAGTTGTCGGTGCCCGAGCCATGGCCACACTTATTCCCAAGGTAAGACTTTTTTTGTCCAAAATAATTCTGTAGGAGACCATAGTCCTGCACAGGTTTGTGTGTGTCCGTGTAACATGGGCAAAGGGTGCAGGTAACAGGTGGGAAGGGACAATCTAAAGGAGAAAGTAAACAGCCTGTTATTTTGCAGCTGTACAATGGTAGTGGTTCTTGTTAGAGAGAGTCACTGTTCCCATATAAACCACTGTTCCCACGGAAGTTACcgcctcctgtcccctccttccctctgctctggggcctGTTGATCTGAGCTTTGCTCTGGCTGTCATCCCCTGAACCATCTTAACTTTAGATCTACTTTTGGGTACACGCCTGTTACATCAGAAAAGAGACAGGAAGCGATATAGATAAAAAGTGGCTTTTTATAAAGGTGTGAATTGGCCTGGGGAATAAAATATCTATAGGCTTTTTATAGAGTCAGTCCCAAGAATGCATCTAACTTAAGACAGGGGAGCTCCACTGAGTAACCCAAGTCACCCTGGAAGGAGTTTCTGTTTGTGTGGACTGTAGGGAGCCTAGGACAATAGGTATCTGTCAGCCTCCAGATAGCTGGTAAGTCTCCAGATCCACTAAAAAATCAGTGGTTTGGACCATAATTTCAGTAATGTGTAACTCTAGCACAGTTTCACATGCTTAGAACACTTCTTAAAGAATTGGTGTTGTCATTTTACGTATGGAAAAGCTATTTATATGTTCAGATACACGTTTTGCCCAAGACCATGATTACAGCAAGACAATAGTGCAGCTGAGAAATAGAATTTCATTCTTTGGCTTTTCTGCTTGATGGTGTACTCAGTCATTATCAATTCAAACTAAGCTCTTGCTAAACTGAAGCCTGAGTTAAGAACCCTCTCTGAAAGTTTTAGGCAGCGATAGAGTCTATAGTGAAGCAAAATGATATCAGTTCAGTAAATCTCTAAATTGTAGGAATTGACTGAACAGTGACTATAGCTGGGGGGAacgaatttttttttttttttcttggcagtgttcaaggaaaTAGTGCAATTTTTGAACTCGGTAAAAATTGCCCTGAAAATTAAGTTTGGTTCAAGAATGAAACAGCAGGGCATCTATTGTACTATCGGAAAGCAAGAGGGTAAATGGTTTGGACATGTCCTTAGCCTGTCAAATTAATGACTGAAAGTACAGCAGactccagctccaggagaggTCAAACATGTACAGGCTGGCAAGAGGTGGCAATGAAAGAGCTGATAGCAGCTGGCCTGTGCTTGAATAGAAAGTACATAAAGGGTTTTAATACATCTATCTGTTACTGTTGTGGGTCAGTGCTTCAGTGCACCCCAGCGTGTCTGTAAGACTCATTATCATGGCTTCACTCATTGGATCAGAATCCAAATTGCATATTTTCAATTAATATAGCAGACATAGGGCCTGACTTCGGCAGGAAGAGCAGAATGCTTCGCCTGAACTTTTCTTGGAGAAGAATGGGCAATGTCAGCTGAGGTAGTTTGCTTCACTCTGTGGCAAAATCAGGATATGCCAGAAATTGAGTTTTGTGATAATTCACATGAAAATGACATGGTAGAAATAAGCTGTGACTGAAATACAGTCCTTATAAATTGTCTTCTAATTAAAGTTAACAGTAACACATTTATTATTAGCAGTGCATGCAGTAATTTTCTAGcaaaaaattcagtttcacCTGCAAGTTCAGGACTAGGCAGAAGTAAAAAGAAGTGTAAACACCTGTTAGTATTGCTCCCATGCATACATAAGGTGTTTTCTATCCAGGTACATAAAGAGGATTCAAATTCTCATTAATTTGTCTTAAATGTTGTTCTGAAGGTTATCATGTAGCCCCTACACATTTCTAGCACCTCTCAGCTTGTATGTAGCAGCCTGAGTGCTCTACACATACTCAGTTCTACTTTTTTATGTGCTGTTCTGGTCTTTGTAGACTGCAAACAAACTCTCATGCAACCGTCCTGCTAATTTATTGAGTTTTTATGAGAAATACTTAATTCTTGAAAGAACTTGAAAaaactctctttttttgttgAATTTTATGGGTCAGGTCAAATACTTGGATCATTTAATCTCATAAAGAGCAAGGGATGAGATGGGTAACTGTTAACCAGACATGCTGAGATGACCTGTGGAAATATATTAGTAATTATAAAAGCAAGAGAATCTGTCAACTCTGAGAAATAGATTTAAATAACTTATTGTTCCCTAATTCTactgttttatttccattccAGTCCCTGAACGGCCCACCCTGGGGAATACAGACTATGCATTTGAGGTagatttaataataaaatatattccatTTACAACACTTATTGATAAATATGGCATTTAATAAATACTtacattattaaatatttatatttcacttCGAATTAGTAGggccagatgtcatttttgtcaagaaaaataaatgttctttttttttttttatagatgGCCATTTCAAACATCCGATATGGAGAAGGAGTTACAAAAGAGATTGGCATGGTAAGCTGCCATGGTGTAAGGTCATCACAGgtgaaaagttattttctaaAGGACTGCCAGTGCTATCTAATCCATATTATAAAGGAAAGCTTATAAATGGTGTGGTCCCATGTATCAATGTAGAAAGAAAGGTTGGAGTATACAGTTGGTTAAAGAACAGAAGCATGGTgcatcagtgctgctgtggtATATGAAATGCAGCTCAGGGGATAACTGGGTGATTGATAATTTGCTAGAAGTATGAAACAATGTTTTTCTCTGACAGGGAATTTAATTCAGAAAGTTTTGAATCCTGGTGACGCACCAGGAGTTTCTCAGGGTCGCTTTCATCTTTCTAGCACTCATTAAAATGAATCAGAGACTTTCTATTCAATTAGCTAGATATTCATTCAGCTCTTAGCTTGCCCTGTGTAAGTGTAGAATTTTTGTTTCAGCAGTATGAGATGGTTCACCTAATTATATTGTTCCAGTAGGCTTTTATCACcggctttttaaatttattatttttcctcatttttggCATTTCTAGCATTAATAGATCTcttttttatctgaaaatctGTGAAATAAGATTATAGTCTTATAGACAGTAAATTGAATTAGACAGAACCTGCCTTTAAACAGCACTAGAATAATTTTTACATATTGTATAGCTGTTGTGACAATTTAGCAAAGGTTAGGCTGtagcattatttttctttcttttcccacctcattttgatttttcatcaATAAATTAATATTCAGCATTACATTTTCAAGATTTTAATGCTGTGCTTTGCTAGGCAGTTAGTGGAGACAACCAGTGAGAAGGCTTTTTTATTCTCACAggaactgaggggaaaaaaaatctaattttttttttatattttactgtaGTTTAAAGTGGTTCCATGTGGTTCAACAACTTTAGTTTTCTTCTATCATAAGACTTCAACTATATAAATTTGGCAGCTTTAaactttgttctgctttctgtaTTCTCCATGTACATGGTTAATGGTCTTTTTCATCAGCTGATACGGTATAAAACCTTTTACAATAACCAACTATTTTTAAGTCAGTGTTTTATTATTATCAAATGGTTCAGTTGATTTGGATTAGTGTTTAAATAGTGAAATGTACGATTTTATACCAATTGTTTGGTTGTTTGATTCGTTATTGTAGGACCTGCAAAATCTTGGCGCTAGAAGAGTTTGTTTGATGACAGATAAAAACCTCTCCAGGCTCCCTCCTGTAAATGCAGTATTGAATTCCTTGGCAAAATATGGTATAAACTTTCAAATGTATGATAATGTCCGTGTGGAGCCAACAGACCAAAGGTACAATTTACTTCTGACAGTGCACACTCCAAATAATGCCTAGGCCTTTTAGAGGATTCCTTATGGCTTTTTAAACACCTCCTTGTGGTCTGCATGCTGGTCTTGATAGTTAGTTTCCCTGTGTACTGGTTTTGTCCTGACTAATTTGAAAATCTTTCTTGTGTTCTAAGTTTCCTGGATGCCATTCAATTTGCTAAAAAGGGAGAGTTTGATGCCTATGTTGCTGTTGGAGGTGGGTCTGTAATGGACACCTGTAAAGCTGCCAACCTGTATGCAGCCAGCCCTTCATCAGAATTCCTGGATTATGTCAATGCTCCTATTGGGAAAGGGAAGCCTGTCACTGTGCCCCTCAAGCCACTTATTGCAGGTAAAGCATGAGGAGAGTGTGTGGAGATTTGGGGCAAGGTGAAATATTCTACACTCTTGGATATTTCTACTGAAATCAGTTTACTGTGGCTGTTTCAGCTTCCTTTGGGTTTACTTCTCCTCTAGTTGTATTCAGCAGTCATTTTCCTGTTTAATTCAGTGGAGGTAAAATCAGGTTTTATCATTACTTTTATCATTACTTTGTCTTGTTTGGCTTAGTTAGACTCATTTACTGAGAAAAGAGATCAAAGTAGCAGTTTCCCTTTGATCTGTTGGCTTTGGATCAGGCATACCTCCAAGATTTCCTGGGTCCTGTATTTTGGGTgggtttattatttattttgcagtattATCTATTTCTTATTATTTGTTGTTATCCCTATTCTTCCTTTTAAGTTCCTACAACATCTGGCACTGGAAGTGAAACCACTGGTGTTGCCATTTTTGACTTCAAAGAACTAAAAGTTAAAACTGGTGAGGTTTTGGTGCTTtgttatggggtttttttgtttgttttttggcggtttttttgtgtgttattCAAGACAATTGGTTTCCCAATGTCTTTGTTATTTCCCTGCCTTGAAAGGAAAGGATAATGCATGTCATTTCAGGtgtcttttgttttattcaacTGCCACAGGCAACTTTTAAAAGCTTAAAAGTTTTCTCCTTGAATCAAATTTATAGCAAATTAACATAATGAAATACCTATGTAATACAGTGGATTATAGTTTGAAGGCAAAACAGGAAACTAAAATCTTTCAAGTCCTTAAATGGCAAAAAATGTTAATTGCAAAGGAAATTTCTACTTATATTCAGGGTCAACCAACTGTTCCTtatttcctctgtatttttgtttctacTTTTAAGACTTCTGTTCCTTTGTTGTGTAATTGCAACCAAATGTTCCTTTTCCTGACTTTGGAAACCTCAGGCCTGGGATGCTGTGTGAGTGAGGGACACTGTCTTCCTTTGGCCTTTTCATCCCTGGCAAATAAATATTAAGGCTAAAATGTCGTCTTGAGCTTCATAGCTGTTTTAAGGTTTTGCTTCTGAACATGTGGATTTTATATGCCACACAGTCTGCAGAACTTGGGACCCAGATGGGTATGCTAAGGAGGTTTGACAATAGCTCAAGAGTTTTTGTAGTCTATACGTAGTcagtctgtctctctgtctgtctgtctctctctctcagagCTACATCTTTGTGCCCATAACTGAAATACAAAGACATGGTTATTACAGATGCTGAGGACAGCAATTGGCAATAGCAACTGATTGTAGATACAAACCAGTATTGCCCTCTGAGGGTCCACAGAAGATAAAAATCTAAGAATACTGCTGATGCCACAGACATTTTGtaaggctgctcagggagggcTGCAAACAGAGAGAGAACATTGTCTGCTATAATCCACTTCAAGCAAAAGTCTCAAATTATATGCTCTTTCAGAGAGACTTCATCATGCATCTTACATTCATAAATACTCCCTACTCTCTCTTCTCTCACTTTGCTTTCATGTTCAtagtttcaaatattttttccctcctcatcATCTTGTTTTGAGCATGAAGCTTATCCTGTCCTATTTTGTTGCAAAACATCCTTAactgatttttcttccctttacaCGTTGCAGGTATTGCTTCAAGAGCCATTAAGCCAACATTAGGCATCATTGATCCTTTACACACACTGTCTATGCCTGAACGAATCGTGGCCAACTGTGGCTTTGATGTACTTTGGTGAGTTTTCTGCATAGGTTGCTActtgaatttatttaaattttgtatttttgctaTGATGATTGtagaaaaaatgtcttttgagAGCACAAGAGGATGgtcttttttctctgtttgctgTTCTTGTTAAGGTGAGGTCTGTCAGTCTTTCCTCTTCCTTAGTTTCACTGCCTCCCTCAGAATGTACAGAAACAAATTTTGCATTTGCAGAAATTTGAATG encodes:
- the ADHFE1 gene encoding hydroxyacid-oxoacid transhydrogenase, mitochondrial; its protein translation is MAAGRARVSRLLRQLERAACRCPSHGHTYSQVPERPTLGNTDYAFEMAISNIRYGEGVTKEIGMDLQNLGARRVCLMTDKNLSRLPPVNAVLNSLAKYGINFQMYDNVRVEPTDQSFLDAIQFAKKGEFDAYVAVGGGSVMDTCKAANLYAASPSSEFLDYVNAPIGKGKPVTVPLKPLIAVPTTSGTGSETTGVAIFDFKELKVKTGIASRAIKPTLGIIDPLHTLSMPERIVANCGFDVLCHALESYTALPYNKRSPCPSNPVDRPAYQGSNPVSDVWALHALRVVAKYLKRAIRNPEDREARANMHLASAFAGIGFGNAGVHLCHGMSYPISGLVKTYKPKDYNVDHSLVPHGLSVVLTSPAVFAFTAQIHPERHLEVAEILGADIRTARIKDAGLILADTLRKFLFDLNVDDGLAAIGYSKADIPALVKGTLPQERVTKLSPRPQTEEDLSALFEASMKLF